The genomic interval GCATCAAAAGCAGCTACACAACCAGTGCACAGTTCAGACACATTTGACTAAATTTGTTTCTTGTGAGCTTAACTTTTTGATCTGTAGTCTTGTTTAAGCATTGTAGACAAGATAGGGCTTAAGTTTCTTGAACTTCTTGAAAACATGAGAAAATAGATTTGAAGTGGATCGCAGCCATCATGTGTCcagcataaatatattttggttGAATGTCTAGCGCAGGTGTGTCCACTCTTGTCCTGCAAAGCttaccccaattaaacacacatgaatcagctaatcaaggtcttactaggcatactagaaacttccaggcatgtgtgttgaggcaagctggagctaaactctgcaggacagttgccctccaggactgagtttggacactCCTGGTCTAGAGTGTTAGGGAGTATTGATGACTTGACTAAAATATGGAAAACTGTAATCCTGAAAGTCAATTTTTCACAGTAAAGACCATTTGTAGTACAGTAACCTTTAGTTCACTAACCTTTATTTCCTCCCAGTGCATTGCATTGTCTTCCTCTGTTGTGCTTGAAGACGAACTATGAGGAACAAAGCTATATGATGGTGCAATGGAACCAATCACGACATCTAGATCAGACCCATCCTCTCGTCTTTCAGGCTGTGCTTGTTTATCCTAAAAGATAGAAAATAGTGAGTAAGAAGGGCAAAATTATAGTGCAGAAAGCAGTTGCATATGGTTTCCACAACtctacatttaatataaatttcaacTGATGAGCAGTCACAAGTGTGTACAACGCTCATTTTAAGATTTGAATGTTAGCCCTTTTTGGATCTGGCAAACACTGCAATAATGGCACAAACTAACTAAAGCAGCGTTGGTGTAATGAGGACTTACCGGTTTATACGGCCATAGGGAAGGAAGGTCATAGCAGATGCCAAGGACCTCAACGTTTGTGGGCGGGGGATCCGGACTAGGCTGAGATTCGGAGTCTGACTGGCGGTCCGGACTGGGCTGAGAGTGGTCTGTTGAGTGGGGGTCTTCACTGGCATTACATTGATCTGTTGAGTGGGGGTCTGGACTGGGCTGAGATAAATCCTAAGACAATCAATGTTTGAGATTAGTATGTTATATCAGGTGCAGTGTAAGCCAAATGCCTTTTACATCTACCAGTTTGAGCaaataaccatttttttaaaaaaaaaaaaaaagtaaaccttGGCATAGGTTGACCTGTACTTGTGCAATATtaaacaattacttttttttttccatacctCAGTTTGCAGTGCAGCTGTTTTCCGCGGTCGTCCTCTCTTTTTCGGAGAGGTGCTGCTGGATTTGTGTTCACCACACACCCTTAGTAAACGGAAATCAGAGAATATGAGAAAATAAACTTCCGTTTGGCAATTCTGTACTGGGCTAAAGGTGGCAAACGttataatctttatttaaaaaaagcaaatgaaCACAAATACTTTGtttatatagaaaaataaaGCTACATCTTCCCCAAACTATGTAATTTGTGCTTTCGATCAATACCAATGACTGAAACATTAGCTATTTAAAAGGATAggttcaaacaaaaatgaaaacagtcatttacCCACtgtcaggttgttccaaacttgtatacatttctttgttctgttgaacacaaaggaagatattttgaagaatgtggggaaactgaacagttctagTGCACCATTGACTTatttgtggtttttttttttttttttttttttttcctactatggaggCCAAAGgtgcagcctggttacaaactttcttcaaaatatcatcttttgtgttcaacagaacaaataaatttatacaggtttgtaacaacttgagggtgagtaaataaagaaatttcatttttgggttaactatccctttaaccatcACCCCACTAAAACCTTACCTATCCAGCAAGAAAAAAGCCAGCTCTGGGTCGGATTTAAACCCCTTCAGCTCTCGCAACTGTCGCCATGGTTCAAAAGCCCTGCCGATATTGATTCTAGTTTTGTTGCGGATTCTGTCGCATTCTCTTTTTCTCACTTGGTCTCGAGGCGCCTTTTCTTTGACCACGGGTATTTCTTTAGAGGTCGAACGATGCATTATCAATCTAGCTGACTATTTTCAAAGTCACAATCATTTTATTATAGCAACGAGCTACAAGACACTCCCCTTCCAGAGCCCGCGCGCAACTTTCTTTGCTGTATTTACGGACGTGACGTAAACGAGCGATTTCCTACCAAATCCGACCCGACATTCTTAAACCCCAGTTCCCTATGGCAAgcctattttattattattattattattattattattattattattattattattattattattattattattatttt from Ctenopharyngodon idella isolate HZGC_01 chromosome 23, HZGC01, whole genome shotgun sequence carries:
- the si:ch211-40k21.5 gene encoding uncharacterized protein si:ch211-40k21.5 isoform X5, whose translation is MIILLVSYDKYTSISTTPKLGRSEPPPSPISSIGSQRVCGEHKSSSTSPKKRGRPRKTAALQTEDLSQPSPDPHSTDQCNASEDPHSTDHSQPSPDRQSDSESQPSPDPPPTNVEVLGICYDLPSLWPYKPDKQAQPERREDGSDLDVVIGSIAPSYSFVPHSSSSSTTEEDNAMHWEEIKDELAQTAQRLEERLDAMRSFTDVKLEPISMTIGKEDQKKWVVNKSSLTGLFRTCHQCGEPVLEFKTLTSGSLIRIQWECSKGHLMWLFPNYNPT
- the si:ch211-40k21.5 gene encoding uncharacterized protein si:ch211-40k21.5 isoform X4; this translates as MHRSTSKEIPVVKEKAPRDQVRKRECDRIRNKTRINIGRAFEPWRQLRELKGFKSDPELAFFLLDRVCGEHKSSSTSPKKRGRPRKTAALQTEDLSQPSPDPHSTDQCNASEDPHSTDHSQPSPDRQSDSESQPSPDPPPTNVEVLGICYDLPSLWPYKPDKQAQPERREDGSDLDVVIGSIAPSYSFVPHSSSSSTTEEDNAMHWEEIKDELAQTAQRLEERLDAMRSFTDVKLEPISMTIGKEDQKKWVVNKSSLTGLFRTCHQCGEPVLEFKTLTSGSLIRIQWECSKGHLMWLFPNYNPT